GTATAACCGGCATATTGGAAGACTTGAAAGCAGATGCCGCTGTTCCAAAGAATGTAAAAATAAAAATAGATTCTGTTATGGGAGTTCTTAATGGCGATTCTGACATTTCTATAAAGTTAAACAAGGCATTGCATGAGCTTGACGAGATAGCAAATGATGCAAATCTTCAGTCTTATGCAAGAACCCAGATATGGAATATTGTCTCTGCGCTGGAAAAAGTCAGCGCTTCTTAATTGTAAGCTCGCTTTTTATCATCTCTGAATGCGGTATGAATATATTGTCTTTATTTTTTGTTTCAACCTTTGTTTCAACCAAGCCGACTTCAATAACCCTGCCTTCTATGTTCTTGAGCTTTATCCTGTCGCCTACATTTATTATGCCTTTCCTGAAGATGAAAAACCCTGCGAAAAAATTAGGCATAAAATCCTTTACAGCAAGCAGAAGGGCAGCTATCACAAAAAATATTACGCTGATTGAAACAATGTAAAGCACCTGCGTTGTAAGGCCAAACTGGTTAAGGGCCATGATGACTGCAATAAAATAAATGAAATAAGTTATGCTGCTGCCAATGATGCCTTCAATTGTCACCTTGATGCCTGCGGCTTTTTT
The sequence above is a segment of the Candidatus Woesearchaeota archaeon genome. Coding sequences within it:
- a CDS encoding mechanosensitive ion channel, whose amino-acid sequence is MTIEGIIGSSITYFIYFIAVIMALNQFGLTTQVLYIVSISVIFFVIAALLLAVKDFMPNFFAGFFIFRKGIINVGDRIKLKNIEGRVIEVGLVETKVETKNKDNIFIPHSEMIKSELTIKKR
- a CDS encoding UPF0147 family protein yields the protein MVQEFDFGSITGILEDLKADAAVPKNVKIKIDSVMGVLNGDSDISIKLNKALHELDEIANDANLQSYARTQIWNIVSALEKVSAS